One genomic window of Lytechinus variegatus isolate NC3 chromosome 1, Lvar_3.0, whole genome shotgun sequence includes the following:
- the LOC121429315 gene encoding toll-like receptor 3 — MATLSFALLLVNVIHSAFIMVGTEPLATMRDPGTTDHRGFDPINTGSGKYCSMDIQNSRANCSNRGLKEVPRDIPYYTLHLSLSYNLIERIYNDSFSHLKNLVDISLQYNVIFEIEEGAFFDLHLLQSVNLIGNRLSVLPSHLYSQNYYLTDIFVRNNTLTEIPDLVLKAPNISFIDFGLNFINSSNFRMYFDTTCDLMYIDLSGNAINSLENGSLKNLEVCIKITFIDFSSNSISSLDPQSLQGINIEGISFEGNPLYEKGVEEVFYASIRAPTLTHISVATSNLTSLSSKIFSPLTNSPLESIALSTNDISSIPENVFHFLTRLRKLFLSENKIQVISPKSFDNMSSMQQLYLDGNAIAHLETPAQTGIWEPPLRTLSLGNNLLSEIPSKVFIGLGSLIYLILHFNSIRIIHRDSFDGLTSLELLNLNGNSLINPPRFGAIPTLINLYLSSCGINSIDPENTFTGLYVLSELRLDNNYLHISDLWINERNISTFRNLTKLKYLDLSANNLIQHEIPSGCFEGLYNLEMLNLQGISLPKLDQDLLKGLTNLEMLSLENNELKDIHPETFRDQGKLFSLYLGQNPIAGLDDNVFAQTKKLSVLSLPKTNIEVITKKTLGPIIPSLSTLDLSNKKLSCNCENKWFRNWMQNSSVEIILDETVCSIDSPQELQGKSFSEFDSPLYCGPDIILYCGVSVVSVLVIVILVVLYYNRWWINYKCFLLRLCIIGYSEIIETRDYKYDINIVYDDDHQEWVNEYWVPNINERDPDLNLLVGDEMLPLGMYRLDAVAHVIDNSYKSVFMVSQSAIKDSWFLTKLHLALQHVNHAKRDAVLFVFLDDIPGEDLPYLIRLLMSINRPYLKWDEDPRYQEYFWELFMKSIKVTTKINYTIPM, encoded by the coding sequence ATGGCAACTCTTTCGTTTGCACTTCTCCTTGTCAATGTCATTCACTCGGCCTTCATTATGGTGGGGACAGAACCACTCGCCACCATGCGTGATCCGGGAACTACCGATCATAGAGGCTTTGACCCTATCAACACGGGTTCAGGTAAATATTGCTCCATGGACATCCAAAACAGTAGAGCCAACTGCTCGAATCGTGGTCTAAAAGAAGTTCCAAGGGACATTCCCTATTATACACTGCATCTATCACTCTCCTACAACTTGATAGAGAGGATCTACAACGATTCTTTCTCACATTTAAAGAATCTCGTTGATATATCACTGCAGTACAATGTTATCTTCGAGATAGAAGAAGGCGCATTCTTTGATCTTCATCTCTTGCAGTCGGTAAACCTAATTGGGAATCGGCTGTCTGTTCTTCCAAGTCATCTCTACAGTCAAAACTATTATCTTACTGATATATTTGTCAGGAACAACACTTTAACGGAAATTCCAGATCTGGTCTTGAAGGCACCGAATATATCTTTCATTGACTTTGGGCTGAATTTCATCAACTCATCGAATTTCAGAATGTATTTCGACACAACGTGTGACCTTATGTACATAGATCTCAGTGGTAATGCAATCAACAGTCTAGAAAATGGCTCACTGAAAAATTTGGAAGTTTGTATAAAGAttactttcattgatttttcatcaaatagcaTATCATCGTTAGACCCTCAGAGTTTACAAGGAATCAATATCGAAGGAATTTCATTCGAAGGGAACCCTCTATATGAAAAAGGAGTTGAAGAGGTTTTTTATGCATCGATCAGAGCCCCTACGCTGACTCACATAAGTGTAGCAACATCAAATCTAACATCTCTATCTTCAAAGATCTTCAGTCCTTTGACAAACTCGCCATTGGAATCCATTGCTTTAAGTACAAACGACATCTCCTCCATCCcagaaaatgtttttcattttttgacaaGATTACGGAAATTGTTTTTGtccgaaaataaaatacaagtaaTTTCTCCGAAAAGTTTTGATAACATGTCTTCTATGCAACAACTTTACCTTGATGGCAACGCTATTGCACACTTAGAAACTCCAGCTCAAACAGGGATATGGGAACCACCACTTAGAACTCTCTCTCTGGGTAATAATTTACTTTCTGAAATTCCATCGAAAGTGTTCATTGGTTTGGGGAGTTTGATTTACCTTATACTCCATTTTAATTCTATCAGAATTATTCACCGTGATTCGTTTGATGGTCTGACTAGCCTTGAACTCCTCAATTTGAACGGAAATTCATTGATAAATCCTCCGAGATTTGGGGCTATACCTACCCTGATAAATCTTTACTTGAGTAGTTGTGGTATCAACTCTATTGACCCTGAAAACACATTCACTGGCCTTTATGTGCTCTCTGAACTGAGGCTTGATAACAATTATCTTCATATATCTGACTTATGgataaatgaaagaaacataTCTACATTTAGGAACCTAACCAAATTAAAGTACCTCGATTTAAGCGCCAATAACTTGATCCAACATGAAATACCAAGTGGATGTTTCGAAGGTCTTTACAACCTTGAGATGCTAAACCTTCAAGgcatttctcttcctaagctaGACCAAGACCTTTTAAAAGGCCTCACAAATCTTGAAATGCTTTCCCTTGAAAACAACGAGTTAAAGGATATTCATCCCGAAACTTTCCGAGATCAGGGCAAATTATTCTCACTTTATCTTGGTCAAAATCCAATTGCAGGTCTAGACGATAATGTATTTGCTCAAACTAAAAAGCTATCCGTGCTGAGTCTGCCTAAAACGAACATAGAGGTCATTACGAAAAAAACACTTGGTCCAATCATACCTTCTTTGTCCACCTTAGATTTATCCAACAAAAAACTCTCATGTAACTGTGAAAATAAATGGTTCAGAAACTGGATGCAAAACAGCAGTGTAGAAATAATTTTAGATGAAACCGTTTGTTCCATCGATTCTCCCCAAGAATTGCAGGGAAAATCTTTTAGCGAGTTTGATTCACCCCTCTACTGTGGCCCTGATATAATTTTATACTGTGGTGTATCTGTCGTTTCGGTTCTGGTGATAGTTATTCTGGTGGTGTTGTATTACAATCGTTGGTGGATCAACTACAAGTGCTTCCTTCTCAGACTCTGTATAATCGGTTACAGCGAAATCATTGAAACACGGGATTACAAATACGACATCAACATTGTGTACGATGACGACCACCAAGAATGGGTCAACGAATATTGGGTGCCCAACATTAATGAGCGTGATCCAGACTTAAATCTCCTAGTCGGTGATGAAATGCTACCACTTGGGATGTATCGCCTTGACGCTGTTGCCCACGTCATTGACAACAGTTACAAATCGGTTTTTATGGTCAGTCAAAGTGCGATCAAAGATAGTTGGTTTCTTACAAAACTACACTTAGCTCTGCAACATGTGAATCACGCCAAACGCGACGCAGTACTTTTCGTGTTTTTAGATGACATTCCTGGTGAAGACCTTCCTTATCTGATTCGCCTTTTGATGAGTATTAACCGACCCTATCTCAAATGGGACGAAGACCCAAGGTATCAAGAATATTTCTGGGAACTCTTCATGAAAAGCATCAAGGTTACCACCAAGATCAATTATACTATTCCAATGTAG